One Atribacterota bacterium genomic window, CAGAATTAAAATATATTTTTCCTTCTGTTGGTGGAAATAATCCGGAAACAACATTAAAAAAAGTAGATTTCCCTGCACCGTTTGGTCCAATTAAACCATGAATGGTATTCTCTTGAATGTTAATATCGATATTCTTTAAAGCTTGTAAACCACCAAAATTCTTACATAGATTTACAACTCTTAATATCGTCTTTCCTCCTATCATTATAAAATAATATTTCTCCTTTAGATAGAACTGTGATATGTCTTCAAAAATTTCCCATATTCTTCTACTTATTCCTCAGCTAGCCTCCTACAACAGGCTTCCACTTCCTTTTAATTCATCTTTGTTTAGTGTTTAGTGCAATAATGTGCAGCAAATGCATCATCCAGTATCTCCATAGCTTTATCTAGCTGTTTTTCAGTGATCACCAGAGGTGGCTGAATCCTGAGCACATTTCTATAAATACCACCTAATCCTATCAGTAAATTATTTTCTCTGCACAATTACCGTATTTGTATTGCCTCTTCTGCCGCCGGTGATTTGTCTTTATCCTTTACCAACTCAATACCAATCATTAAGCCTTTGCCTCTCACATCACCGATGAGATTGTATTTTTTCATAAGTTCATCTCTTAATTTTTAAATAAAATAGTTTCCTTTTTCTAAAGTTTTCTCAGGAATTTTCTCATCTAATAAAAATTCGATGTTAGCGATTGCCGCAACACAGGATACCGGATTTCCTCCAAATGTAGATAAGTGATCCCCCGGTCTAAAAGAACTGGCAATCTCATCCCTGGTGATAAAAGCACTTAAAGGGAATCCTCTGGCAATGCCTTTGGCTATAGTCATAATATCAGGTTCTATTTTATAATGCTCAATAGCAAATAATTTACCAGTTCGTCCAAATCTCGACTGCACTTCATCGTCAATAAATAAAATTTGAAAATCAGGTAGCATTTGTTCTGCCATGAAAAGAACACTGTAAGGCAATGAATTCATATTTTCCAGTAAATTGTTTAGCTATTCTAACGCACCTTCAATAGCTTCAGTTCCACTATTGGAAAAAAATGTTTTATTGAACCTGCCAGGAGTATTTTGGACTAATTTTTCCGCTAATAATGCAGGTGGTTCTGAATAATACAAATAGGTATAACAATGTACTAATTTATCTATTTGTTCCTTAACAGCCTTAATAATTCTTGGATTTCTATGCCCAGCATTGTTTACTGCAATACCAGCAAAGCAATCAATATACTCTTTACCACCGATATCATATACCAATACTCCTTCAGCATGACTAATTACAACATCTTCCATTTTCTTAACACTATAAGTATTGACATACTTTTCATACTTTTACTTAATATTCATTTGATTATCCTATCCCACCTTTAGGATTAAATTAACATTTACCATTTAGCAATAGTGATTTATTTTGTTTTTGTTGTATTTATCATTTTTCCATAATTTGACTATTTCATAATAACCTCTTCGTTATTAATATTCAATAATAAAAGGCTTTGTGGTTTGTGTCAACAACTGGTAGGTACTTTTCCTCACCTCAATAAATATGGAAATTAATAGCATACTCCTATATTCTTTTGTAAATAATTCAATTAATAAATTAGGTAATCAGTTCATTTAGTTTATCTTTTCTCTGGGGATGCTGGTCTTTTTCTTCTTCTGTTTTTGCAGGTGGATGATGTACCGTCTAATTCCAAATAGAGAGCCTCCTGGTCTGATTTATTTGAATTTAGCATTGTGTATTTTAAGGTTTCAGTTAGGTTTTGGTCAAAGACATCTTCTTCTTTTTGAATCTGAGTATCCTTGACCTGCACCTGTTTTCGGATAGCCTCAAAGCTGACGGAGTTCCCGCAACAGTATTGGTGGTTGCTAGCAAGATAAGGAAAAAAGGCCAGTTATCTTCTGATAATGAGTGCTCATACGCTGATTGGACTTGAGATCCAAGACCTCATCCAAAAGACAACGGTAATGACAATGACCTTCTTGATCTCGGTAGAGATGTTTCTGATAGACCATATTACCTAACATGGTCAAGAGGTATTTATTGTGCTTTCCACAATTGGTGAGTTTGCTTCTTTGTCTTTCTTCCCTTAATTTATTGTCAAGGTAATTTAGTATTTCGATTAGGATAAACTGGCCTATGATTTTGGCTACATTAAAAACAAATTGCTCTAGATACTGGAATTGAGTTTGCTTTCTGGTATAGTTAGCTCAAAAGATGGTAGGGTAATAGTAAATTTTAATTCTTTCATAAGGTAGATTTACCTCCTATTTAGAAAAAGAATGTTTCTTCTTTTTCTTTATTTTATTTCTTGAGGTAAGTCTACTTTTTTGTTGACTCACTGGCAAGTGTTATCCTAGAAAACACCTATTAAAATTTAACACTATCACTTTATAAATTTTATATTAACTGATAAAGAGTTAGAGATTCATTTTATTTTAATAACCAGATAAGGTCCCTCTCTCAAAAAAGCCATAGAAGTGTTCTCTTTCTTTAATACACAGTGGTAAATAGCCTGTTGAAGCATAGTAGTAATATCGGGAGGGTACTCCTTGATAAATTGATACCCGCTTACTACTGGTAGGGTAACCAGGATTTCGGGAGGGATGTTGACGGTACAATAGATGAGATGTTCTTCTCCTCCTATTCGCAGAAAAAGCTGTTCCCATTTCTGCACTTCCCACTGGTCATGAGTAAAGTCCCACTTGGAACTTAAAAGTAGAGAAGAGAAATTACCCACACCCACCTCTTTTAGTTTCTTCAGTAAATCTTTGTAATGTTGGCTGCCAATAGGTTCCCTATCCTGGTTATGGGCTAACAGAATAATGTATCCTCCCTTCTTCACTGCTGGTAGGGCAGCCCAAGCTCCTTTGATAGCTTGATAATGATTTAGGGCTCCTTTCCCTCCATGGGTTAAGACAACATCGTATTTATGATCTATGGTAAGTTCTGAGAAGAGACGCAGCTGATTCACTACCTTCTGGTGAGATTCCTCCAGATTCCCGGTAGTAATACCACAGATGTGCAAGTCTCCGTTTAGCAAGACATTTACTGCGAAATCAACTCTGGTTCTCCGTGCTACTTCTAAGGCAAACTCATGACAGGGATTATGGGAAAAGATGAGATTATCGGCATTAGGATCAGCCATAAACTCAGGTCCATGAAAGACCTGAGTAGCCTCCAGATTAACCAGTCCGGGACAGATAGCTTTTCGGCCTCCAGAGGCACCAGCCATAAAGTGGGCTTCTACCAGTCCAGTTACAATATGTAGGTCTGATTGGATAAAATCCCTGTTAATCTTTACCGGAATTCCTTTGACCTCTCCTATAGAGACCAGATCTCTACTATAACAATCATGGTCTAGCAGTTGATAGTGATTAAAGATCTCGTCTCCAAAGACTTCCCTCTTCCAGCTATCAGTAGTAGGAGTATGGGTTCCGGTGCCAATGATAATCTTGATATGCTGTCTTTGAATACCAGCTGTTGCCAGACGAGAGAGGATGGGAGAGAGGATATTTTCACTATTGGTACAATTATAAGGTATCGGACGGGTATTATCAGAGACGACAATAGCTACAGTAAGTTCATCAGCAGGTTTGGAGTGGGAGGAGACAATATCCTCAATTCTCTTGCTCTGGATAGGATTCTGGAAGGCATAGTCAATTTCTTCTGCTACCTTCTCAAGAGGCGGAACTGGTTTCATCTGTAATAGATCACAGGTAGTAGGGACTTCTACCGTAAGATTATTCTTTAAATACTCAATGTTTATTTTTTGCCAACTGTAGGTACTCATTCTCTCCTCTAATATTGAATTTTAAATATTTTTTAATTTTTCTCATTAATTAATTAATTTATTTTAGAAGATCTTTCCTGGATTCATTATATTCTTAGTATCAATAGCATTTTTTATTTTCTTCATCAACTTAATTTCTTCTTCACTACAAAATAAATTTAAATATTCTTTTCTTTTTAGACCAATACCGTGTTCTCCACTAATAGTTCCGCCCTTTTCTTTAACTAGATGATACAGGTCCAATAAAATATTATTTTCTATATCTAACCACTCTTGGTAAGTTTGAGTAGGATTCTTAACTATTGTAGCATGTAAATTGCCATCACCAGCATGACCATAGCAAGGTATTAAAATACTATATTTTTGGGCAATTCTTTGAATCTCTTCCACAACCTCAGCAATTACAGAAATCGGAACTACAATATCCTCTATGCTTTGCTGAGGACTAATGACCTTAAAGGCTTCTGCGATATTTCTTCTTACTGCCCAGACTCTTTCTTGCGTAGTATAGTTATCTGCTACATAAACTTCTAATGCTCCTTGGTTTAGACATAGTTCGCCAATAGCTTCTGCTTCTAATTCTACTTCTTGACGATTATTTCCATCTACCTCAACTAAAAGCATTGCACCAGCTTGTTGATAGGGTAGATGCTCATTCAAATACTGACAAGAGGTCTGCACTGAGAGTTGATCCATAAATTCAATAGATGTGGGAATGATTTTAGTTTCAGTCATGATTTTTGGTACACTCTGGATAGCCTGATTTAGATCTTTATACAAAATTAACAGATCAACAATTGATATCGGAAGCGGTAATAACTTAATAATTATTTTTGTCACAATTCCTAAAGTGCCTTCTGATCCTATAAAAAGTTGTTTTAAATTATAGCCAGTAACATCTTTAACCCTCTTGCCGCCTAATGTTACTATTGCACCATCAGGCAAAACCACTTCCAATCCCATAATATATCGATCAGTAACACCATATTTAACTGCTCTACCTCCCCCGGCATTTTCAGCTACATTACCACCAATAAAGCAGGTCTCCACACTCATGGGATAACCAGCAAAGAACAAACCAAACTCTTTTACTTTTTCATTCACTTCATTAGTAACTACTCCCGGTTCTAGTGTTGCCATCATATTTGGGGTATCAATTTCTAAAATTCTATTCATTTTCTCTAACGAAATAACTATGCCTCCATGAACTGGAATAGCGCCACCAGAAAGACCACTACCAGCTCCCCGAGGTGTAACTGGTATATTATTCTCATAAGCTAATTTCATAATTTTAGATATTTGTTCAGTTTTTCTTGGCATTATAACAACTTCAGGAAAATGTGCAAACTGATCAACAGGTGTTTCATCATGAGTATAAGGCTCTAATTTTTCTTTATCTACAAAAACAAAATTTTTCCCACAAATTTCTTCTAGTTTTTTTATAATAGAATGGGATACCGGATTATATTTCATTTGTTTTCCTTTTTTCTTCCAATTTCTTCTTTAATAAAGGTACAATTTCAAATAGGTCGCCTACAATACCAAAATCAGCAATTTTAAAAATATCTGCTAGGGGATCATTATTTATGGCTATAATAGTTTCCGAGGTTTTTATTCCGGCAAGATGCTGTATAGCCCCAGAAATCCCAATTGCAAAATAAGCTTTTGGATTTACCGTTTTACCACTTAAGCCTACCTGATGAGGGTAGGAAATCCAACCCCTATCCACTACTTCCCGGGATGCACCGACAGCCGCTTCTAGCTGTTTAGCTAACTCACGAATTAAAGCAAGGTTTTCCTTTTTCTTTAATCCTCTACCACCAGATACAATAATATCTGCTGTTGAAAAATCTATCTCCTCTTTTTCATTTTTCTGAAATCCCATATGTATTACTTTTTGATCAAAAAGAGCGTCATCAATCTCTATGGAAATAATCCTTCCTTTTTTGTTTTCATCTCGAAGAAGCATCTTCCTGGACTTTGGTCTTACAGTAGCCATCTGAGGCTTTCTTTCTGGTGTTTTGATAGTTGCCATTATATTTCCACCAATAGCTGGTCTAATCTGTAACAACAAACCGGTGTCTTTTTCGATTTTTAAATCAGTACAGTCAGCAGTTAATCCAGTTCCTAATTTTACTGATAAATGAGGCATTAAAGTTCTACCCTGTGTAGTAGCTCCAGCAATTACGATTTGAGGTTGAAATTTCTTGATTAAAAAATCAAGTATATTGCTATGATTTTCTACAATAAAAGGGAATAAATATTTATGACTTATCCTGTATACACGATCAGCTCCTCGATAAATTAATTCTCGTAACTCTTCTTCTGGTAAATTATTACCAAAAACAACAGCAGACAATGGAACATCCAGTTCTTTAGCTAAAGGTCTTCCCCACGCCAATAATTCGTAGGAGATATTTTTAATTTGTTGGCTTTCAGTTATTTCCGAAATTGTCCATATTTCTTCTTTTTTCATACTACCTTACCTATTTTAAAATGATATAATTTTTCTCTTTTCTAAGAAAGAGACTAATCGGTCAATCGCTTCTGATAATGTTCTTTCATCTTTTGCTTTTAATATAGTTCCTTTTCTAACCACCGGTGGGCGATATATTTTAACCACCCTTGTAGGAGAACCCTTAAGACCTAATTTATTTCCCGGAATACCAATATCTTTACAATTGTAAACTGGTATATCAATAAAACGTGCTCTCTGTTTTCCCCGTAAGGTAGGCAGGCGAGGATATGAGATTTCTTTTACTACAGTCAATAATGCTGGCAAAGGTATTTTTAATCTCTCAGTGCCTTCTTCAATCAAGCGCTGTACAGTAATGTATTGTTTATTAACACTTTCTATCTTCCTGGTATATGTAGATAAGGGTATATTCAAAAAAGAAGCAATTCCGGGACCTACCTGACCGGTATCCCCATCAGTAGCTCTTTCCCCTGTAATAATTAAATCGTAAGCCTTAATTTTCTTAATTGTTGCAGCAAGTGAATAGGCAGTTGCCCAGGTATCCGAGCCGGCAAATTCCTTTCCTGATAGGAGTATTGCCTCATCAGCACCCATTGCTATAGCCTCCCTTAAAGCTTCTTCAGCTTTTGGTGGTCCCATACTAATAACTGTGATGTTTCCACCATGCTTTTCCTTCAACTGAAAAGCTATTTCAATGGCATATAAATCTAGAGGATTGATTATATTCTCAACTCCCTCACGTATAATGGTTCCTGTTTCTTCATTTATCTTTACCTGACTGGTCTCAGGAACCTGCTTAACGGGAACGATGATCTTCAAACGAACCTCCTAAAAAAATAGAATCCAAATCAAAGTAATGTGACACTATCCTTGTTTTATATATAAAACAAGGTAATAGTAATACATGCCACGCTTAAAATGATCTTTAATAAATCTGTAATTGGATTAATGTTAAGTAATAATTACTCTTGAAATGATTACA contains:
- a CDS encoding FAD-linked oxidase C-terminal domain-containing protein — its product is MKYNPVSHSIIKKLEEICGKNFVFVDKEKLEPYTHDETPVDQFAHFPEVVIMPRKTEQISKIMKLAYENNIPVTPRGAGSGLSGGAIPVHGGIVISLEKMNRILEIDTPNMMATLEPGVVTNEVNEKVKEFGLFFAGYPMSVETCFIGGNVAENAGGGRAVKYGVTDRYIMGLEVVLPDGAIVTLGGKRVKDVTGYNLKQLFIGSEGTLGIVTKIIIKLLPLPISIVDLLILYKDLNQAIQSVPKIMTETKIIPTSIEFMDQLSVQTSCQYLNEHLPYQQAGAMLLVEVDGNNRQEVELEAEAIGELCLNQGALEVYVADNYTTQERVWAVRRNIAEAFKVISPQQSIEDIVVPISVIAEVVEEIQRIAQKYSILIPCYGHAGDGNLHATIVKNPTQTYQEWLDIENNILLDLYHLVKEKGGTISGEHGIGLKRKEYLNLFCSEEEIKLMKKIKNAIDTKNIMNPGKIF
- a CDS encoding electron transfer flavoprotein subunit alpha/FixB family protein; amino-acid sequence: MKKEEIWTISEITESQQIKNISYELLAWGRPLAKELDVPLSAVVFGNNLPEEELRELIYRGADRVYRISHKYLFPFIVENHSNILDFLIKKFQPQIVIAGATTQGRTLMPHLSVKLGTGLTADCTDLKIEKDTGLLLQIRPAIGGNIMATIKTPERKPQMATVRPKSRKMLLRDENKKGRIISIEIDDALFDQKVIHMGFQKNEKEEIDFSTADIIVSGGRGLKKKENLALIRELAKQLEAAVGASREVVDRGWISYPHQVGLSGKTVNPKAYFAIGISGAIQHLAGIKTSETIIAINNDPLADIFKIADFGIVGDLFEIVPLLKKKLEEKRKTNEI
- a CDS encoding ATP-binding cassette domain-containing protein, which codes for MIGGKTILRVVNLCKNFGGLQALKNIDINIQENTIHGLIGPNGAGKSTFFNVVSGLFPPTEGKIYFNS
- a CDS encoding aminotransferase class III-fold pyridoxal phosphate-dependent enzyme, translating into MNSLPYSVLFMAEQMLPDFQILFIDDEVQSRFGRTGKLFAIEHYKIEPDIMTIAKGIARGFPLSAFITRDEIASSFRPGDHLSTFGGNPVSCVAAIANIEFLLDEKIPEKTLEKGNYFI
- the larA gene encoding nickel-dependent lactate racemase, producing the protein MSTYSWQKINIEYLKNNLTVEVPTTCDLLQMKPVPPLEKVAEEIDYAFQNPIQSKRIEDIVSSHSKPADELTVAIVVSDNTRPIPYNCTNSENILSPILSRLATAGIQRQHIKIIIGTGTHTPTTDSWKREVFGDEIFNHYQLLDHDCYSRDLVSIGEVKGIPVKINRDFIQSDLHIVTGLVEAHFMAGASGGRKAICPGLVNLEATQVFHGPEFMADPNADNLIFSHNPCHEFALEVARRTRVDFAVNVLLNGDLHICGITTGNLEESHQKVVNQLRLFSELTIDHKYDVVLTHGGKGALNHYQAIKGAWAALPAVKKGGYIILLAHNQDREPIGSQHYKDLLKKLKEVGVGNFSSLLLSSKWDFTHDQWEVQKWEQLFLRIGGEEHLIYCTVNIPPEILVTLPVVSGYQFIKEYPPDITTMLQQAIYHCVLKKENTSMAFLREGPYLVIKIK
- a CDS encoding aminotransferase class III-fold pyridoxal phosphate-dependent enzyme codes for the protein MEDVVISHAEGVLVYDIGGKEYIDCFAGIAVNNAGHRNPRIIKAVKEQIDKLVHCYTYLYYSEPPALLAEKLVQNTPGRFNKTFFSNSGTEAIEGALE
- a CDS encoding electron transfer flavoprotein subunit beta/FixA family protein encodes the protein MKIIVPVKQVPETSQVKINEETGTIIREGVENIINPLDLYAIEIAFQLKEKHGGNITVISMGPPKAEEALREAIAMGADEAILLSGKEFAGSDTWATAYSLAATIKKIKAYDLIITGERATDGDTGQVGPGIASFLNIPLSTYTRKIESVNKQYITVQRLIEEGTERLKIPLPALLTVVKEISYPRLPTLRGKQRARFIDIPVYNCKDIGIPGNKLGLKGSPTRVVKIYRPPVVRKGTILKAKDERTLSEAIDRLVSFLEKRKIISF